GGCACAATCCCTGTCATCTGACAGGTATGACTCGGCTCTTCGTCAAGCTCAAGCGCCTCAAAAGTCACCTCAAATGGTGGAATCAAGATGTCTTTGGAAACATCTTTGATAAAATCACTGATGCTGAGTTCGCTGTGAAACTCGCTGAAGTTGCTTGTGAGACTGATCCATCAGATTTGCACTGGACTCGCTTATCCAAATGCAATGAAGATCTTGCTAGAATCACTGCCATGGAGGCGGATTTTTGGAAACAAAAAGCTGCCTGCAGATGGTTAGAGGATGGTGAGAAGAACACCAAACTCTTCCATAATATGGTCAAGAAGAGGCGTGTGGTCAATAGGATCTTTCGTATCTGGGAGGATGGGGTCTGTCTCACTTCTCCTGCTCTCATTCAAAGCTCCGGTACAGCCTTCTTTCAGAACCTGCTTAATGGAGAGCCTTCTGTCCTGAGTTGTCCTGATTTTTCTGACTTCACTCCTCTGATCTCGGATTCAGAGAACCGTTGTCTCACTGCCGACCCTTCCTTGGAAGAGGTTCGTGCTACAGTTTTTTCCATTCATCCGGATAGTGTTGCAGGACCCGATGGGTTCTCCTCGACTTTCTTCCAGCACTGCTGGGACATTATCAAGCAGGATGTTCTTGATGCGGTTTTGGATTTCTTCCATGGGTCCCCGATGCCCCAGGGCTTCACTGCCACCACCATAACTTTGATTCCGAAAGTTGACGGGGCTCAATCCTGGTCAGATTTTCGTCCCATCAGCCTTTGCAATGTCACGAACAAGATCATCTCAAAATTGCTTTATTCTCGTCTGTGCAAGGTTGTCGAGAAGATCATCTCACCGAATCAGAGTGGTTTTGTTCCTGGCCGGATTATCTCTGACAATATCCTTCTTGCCCAGGAActtacacataatctcaatcttCCCTCTCGTGGGGGTAATGTCATTATCAAGTTGGATATGGCCAAGGCATACGACCGGGTCCAATGGCATTTTATCCTCCAAATTCTCAGTAAGCTTGGCTTCTCGGCTTCTGTAGTTGCTATGGTATCGGCTTGCATTTCCCATTGCAAGTTCTCTTTGAATATCAATGGCACCCCCGCCGGTTTCTTCAGTTCCTCCAGGGGTCTCCGTCAAGGAGACCCTATTTCTCCGCTCCTCTTCATCCTGGGGGCGGAATATCTCTCTCGGGGGTTGAACCGCCTCTCTTTACAGTTCCCGCATACTCGTTTTCGATCAGGATGCGACACCTTGGTCTCCCACTTAGCCTATGCTGATGATATCATTATTTTTGCTAACGGCGGGTCCAGTGGCATACGTTGCATTATGGATTTTCTTGGGCATTATGCCAATTGCTCGGGACAGATGGTCAATGCTTCTAAGAGCGCTATTTTCCTTGCTCCTAGTTGTCCTGAGCGTTCTAGACTTCGACTTCTTCGTTTGACTGGCTTCAGAGAGGGACATCTTCCCACCAAATACCTTGGAGTTCCTCTTTTCCGAGGAAATCGCAAGTGTTCTCTTTTTGAGCCCATTCTTAAAGCCGTTCGGAAGAAATTAGAAGGTTGGGATTCCCGCACTCTGTCTCCCGGGAGTCGTATGACTCTAATTCGCAGTGTGCTCCTTTCTCTCCCCATCTATCTCTTCCAGGTGATCCATCCTCCTTTGGCGATCATCGAGAGACTTGAGCTGATTTTCAATGGTTTCTTATGGGGGTCTCGACCTCTTGAGAAAAAGTGGCATTGGGCCAGATGGTCTCGTGCTTGCCTCCCCGTCTCAGAAGGGGGCCTCGGGTTCCGCAAGTTGAAAGACTTGGTCGATAGTTTCTCGATCAAGTTATGGTTCAGATTCAGGCAGGGCATTTCCCTCTGGGCGAAATTCCTCATGAATAAGTATTGTAGGGCAGAGCATCCATCCTATGTCCCCATCCGGGGGCACATTTATCCTACGTGGCGCAGAATGCTTCAGATTCGGTTTAGAGCAGAGTATGGCATCCGTTGGCGGGTCGGCATCGGGGACTTATCCTTTTGGGATGACGCCTGGTTCGGCGACGCACCTTTATCCACTCTGCGTCAGGTCCGTGGTGATCGTGGTACTCGCGTCTCCTGCTTCTTCTTGGATGAGGGGTGGGACTTTGATAGGCTCTCATTGGCTGTTGGCCCAGCACTTGCTGAGGATATTACCCTGATTCCTATTGCTCAGGGGGAGCCTGATGTTGCTCGTTGGACTCTGAGCCCTGATGGCGCATTTTCTTTTCGTTCTGCCTGGGAGTCCGTTCGTGCGAGAGATGCCATTCAAGACATTCTTACCCCCTGTTGGGGTAGCTGGCTGAGGCCCACTATGTCTTTCTTCCTTTGGAGATTTTGGCATAAGTGGCTTCCTGTTGATGAGGTGCTTCAGCAGCGTGGGGTTACTTTGGTGTCTCGGTGTCAATGTTGCGACATGGCCGAGACCTTTTCCCACATATTCATCGATGGTCCCATTGCCCGTTCTGTATGGCATTACTTTGGGGCCATCTTCAGGGTTCGTATCCCTCGAACCCAAGATTTTAGTTTCTTTCTTAGTGCTTGGAAGAAGAACCTACACTGGTCACCTGGTGGACATGTGGTAGAGTTTCTCCCCTTCATCATTATGTGGTTCCTTTGGACTGCTAGAAATGATGCCAAGCATCGACAGTTGCCTATCTCTGCGGCAACTGTCAGATCCCAAATCACTTCTTACCTTAAACTGGCTCATTCTGCTCATATTATCAAGCCTAGCCATTGGCTGGGCTTCTTTTATGCTGCCAGTCTCATGGGCATCTCGGTGCATCATCGGAGAACCCGCAAAATGACGATTGTCAGATGGCTTCGTCCCCCAGCGGGTTGTTTCAAATTGAATGTGGATGGGAGCTCTCGAGGTAATCCTGGTGATTCTTCAGCTGGTGGCATTGTTCGGGACTCGTTCGGCAGGATCATCCTCTCCTTCAATGAGTTTATTGGTGCCGGGACCAATGTCAGAGCCGAGTTGTGGGCCGTTTGGAGGGGTCTCCTTATCTGTACTGATTTCAGCCTTTTTCCTCTGTGGATTGAGACAGATTCTCAGATTTCTATCCAGACTCTCAGATCTAGGAGGTGTAGTTGGCAGGTAGACCACATTGTTACCAGGATTGTTTGTCTTTTGAGGGGTCGACAGGTTCATATCTCCCATATCTTCCGTGAGGGGAATTCGGTGGCGGATGCGTTGGCACTGGAGGCTCATACGCATAGGCGTTTTTCTCTAGTTCTAGGATCCTCCCTCTCCACCCTTGTTTACACCTTTGCCCGATCTGATCTCTATGGGCTCCCCTATCTCAGAGCCAGATGATACTCGCCTTTGTaccagttaaaaaaaaaaaaaagaaagaaagaaaaaagtgTGGGTGTGTCTGTGTGTGTAGgcgtttgtgtgtgtgtgttaagaTCTTGTTTTTCTGGGTGTGTGCGTTTTTTCGTGTGTTTTTCGTGTACTCTTATTTTTGCAGGTGTGTTGTTTCATTGGATGAGCTCGGACATCTGTCTTACTTCCGGTGCTCTGGATGCTCTCTTTTTGCTCCAGCTGGTGCGTCCACTCTTGGATTCGCGGTTACTATCGGTTTTCATACTTGGGGCGTTGACTATTTGCCCCAGCTATTTGTTCTATCATCTCCTGGGTATCTCAGCGGTTCCTCAGTACCAGACTATCGAGATTCACTTTGGATGTTGAGCTGGATCAGGGCTGCATGGCTTCTCCTTGTCCACTGGGCTAGTTGGATGATCTGTTTTTCACTTTTATATGATACTTCAGTGCTAGGGGGTCCATACATTCTCATTGTCTGCGGGTCTTGGTTTTTAGATGGGCCAGCCACTATCTCTCCTTTGCGGCCTTTGGATTCTCGTGATGTGGATTATGTTCTATACTTTTCCTGCGTCCATTGCTGGCTATGGGTATTCTCTCTTGATTACCTCTTATATCAGAGTTCCAGTCATGCGTGGACTTATGACTTTAGTCTTCGATTTGTTTTGATTTATCTACCGCTGCTCTTTTATGTTATTTCTATTTTGCGCTTTTCCTAGTTGTTAATTTTTGGCACATGTATTTGCCAATCTAGtttatgttttgtttttatGTGTTGTCGGACTAGCCTTTCGAGAGGTCTTGGTATAGTCTCCTTCTCTTTAGGTTTTATCTTGTATTTCTTNCTAACCCCCTAACCcctaaccctaaaccctaaacccgaaACCCCTAACCCCGAAACCCCGAAAACCCCTAAACCCCCGAAACCCCAAACCcgaaaccctaaaccctaaacccccgCATCTGGCGGTGTTTTCCgttaaaaaaaaccctaaaccctaaaacctAAACCCTAAAACCTAAACTTACCCGTTAATAACATACCTTTTTGACAAGTAAGATGCTAgtaattattttatatcaacTCTTCGAACTTCGATCACGCTACAAAGTTCATACATACTCATCGTTATTGTATTTAAATTGGTTTAGCTTAATAAACTAAAACCTTTTTATCACGGTaagtaaatttaaaagaaattttcaCTAAAAGTTATAAAGgttttatgtaaatatattgactacaatacaaaaatttttgaaagaaaaactgacttaaaatatatatgatctaTATCCTGTGCGTTAAAGATTATCATAGTCTTGGTTaataaattctccatgaaatccaaatattaaaatttcatatttaacaGTTAATATGACTTTAACGGTTTTTTTaagtaaattaataaaaaataataataataataataataataataattaggcTGAATAATTACCTCAACACTACAGTGGAAGGTTGAAAAAAAAGACTAGGCTTTTGTGACTTCTGAAACGAATCGTCTTTCTTTTTATaataggattgagtctagtatATAAGGAACAAGTAGTGTCTAGCCTTCATCATTACAGAGAcaagtaaatattttgatgggactaatttttggttatttattatttaatttccttttttctttatatatatatatataaaatatttctttacaaatgtattataatatttatttgcattaatacgtgtgtgtgtatatatatatagacgtGTATCATATATATAGTTAAACAATATGTATCAATAATCAGGGGCGGATCTAGGATTTCCACTTTGTGGGAGCCGTTTAAAAAATCGAACAAAATATTAaagaggaaaaataaaaatttcattggTTATATTCAATTAAACATAAACAATACGTTTTTAACAAGAA
This Primulina huaijiensis isolate GDHJ02 unplaced genomic scaffold, ASM1229523v2 scaffold32625_ERROPOS102951, whole genome shotgun sequence DNA region includes the following protein-coding sequences:
- the LOC140968181 gene encoding uncharacterized protein encodes the protein MIPLDQRFISRRLGFRSVISNISGHIWVFSSEDVNVECDLDHVQLLHVRISAPFLPSVLFCSFVYAKCDYIERRDLWASLLHIKPEVGPWLVGGDFNIVRDASECLGTSGGRRLPMDDFNEFVLESGLVDAGFEGSSFTWTNKTIWKRLDRVFVSTDWCDHFHSIRVQHLPRIVSDHSPLLISTPISARRPCSFRFQSMWTRHHNFLQTVRLNWHNPCHLTGMTRLFVKLKRLKSHLKWWNQDVFGNIFDKITDAEFAVKLAEVACETDPSDLHWTRLSKCNEDLARITAMEADFWKQKAACRWLEDGEKNTKLFHNMVKKRRVVNRIFRIWEDGVCLTSPALIQSSGTAFFQNLLNGEPSVLSCPDFSDFTPLISDSENRCLTADPSLEEVRATVFSIHPDSVAGPDGFSSTFFQHCWDIIKQDVLDAVLDFFHGSPMPQGFTATTITLIPKVDGAQSWSDFRPISLCNVTNKIISKLLYSRLCKVVEKIISPNQSGFVPGRIISDNILLAQELTHNLNLPSRGGNVIIKLDMAKAYDRVQWHFILQILSKLGFSASVVAMVSACISHCKFSLNINGTPAGFFSSSRGLRQGDPISPLLFILGAEYLSRGLNRLSLQFPHTRFRSGCDTLVSHLAYADDIIIFANGGSSGIRCIMDFLGHYANCSGQMVNASKSAIFLAPSCPERSRLRLLRLTGFREGHLPTKYLGVPLFRGNRKCSLFEPILKAVRKKLEGWDSRTLSPGSRMTLIRSVLLSLPIYLFQVIHPPLAIIERLELIFNGFLWGSRPLEKKWHWARWSRACLPVSEGGLGFRKLKDLVDSFSIKLWFRFRQGISLWAKFLMNKYCRAEHPSYVPIRGHIYPTWRRMLQIRFRAEYGIRWRVGIGDLSFWDDAWFGDAPLSTLRQVRGDRGTRVSCFFLDEGWDFDRLSLAVGPALAEDITLIPIAQGEPDVARWTLSPDGAFSFRSAWESVRARDAIQDILTPCWGSWLRPTMSFFLWRFWHKWLPVDEVLQQRGVTLVSRCQCCDMAETFSHIFIDGPIARSVWHYFGAIFRVRIPRTQDFSFFLSAWKKNLHWSPGGHVVEFLPFIIMWFLWTARNDAKHRQLPISAATVRSQITSYLKLAHSAHIIKPSHWLGFFYAASLMGISVHHRRTRKMTIVRWLRPPAGCFKLNVDGSSRGNPGDSSAGGIVRDSFGRIILSFNEFIGAGTNVRAELWAVWRGLLICTDFSLFPLWIETDSQISIQTLRSRRCSWQVDHIVTRIVCLLRGRQVHISHIFREGNSVADACVVSLDELGHLSYFRCSGCSLFAPAGASTLGFAVTIGFHTWGVDYLPQLFVLSSPGYSLLKVRRVSVTMVYIGGLGNDIANHRSRVWHLELSFVRDLAHFVSRSGFFQRIYSGTGSRKPHRCKGAPWWRRDLEKRSAKSEIGTLLTNLVLMRYKDKAKIKEYIMEMSHLASRLKALKLDLSEDLLVHLVLISLPPQFNRFKEKERLKQEKTESPHYASVSKDKRKKKKDKEAMDTQPPRKKQKNPSDSQSSCYFFGGGDGHIKKQYNNYHAWHVKKYMLLNMVYSEGCLDCRKPSDAERFIYVGDGNKVEVEAIGKFRLLLKTGIYLNLYETFVVPYFIRNLIFISALDKFGYSCSFRNGIFSLFLDSKLVGSGSLSRYDNLYSLNVIASFSESLQTSRGTKRKLTNENSAALWHKRLGHISEKRIRILVSDEILKPLDYTYFNNCVNCIKGKQTNKKRFEANRYTK